One Arvicanthis niloticus isolate mArvNil1 chromosome 3, mArvNil1.pat.X, whole genome shotgun sequence DNA segment encodes these proteins:
- the Map2 gene encoding microtubule-associated protein 2 isoform X15 — protein MAEERKDEGKAPHWTSASLTEAAAHPHSPEMKDQGGAGEGLSRSANGFPYREEEEGAFGEHGSQGTYSDTKENGINGELTSADRETAEEVSARIVQVVTAEAVAVLKGEQEKEAQHKDQPAALPLAEETANLPPSPPPSPASEQTTAVEEASKMEFPEQQKLPSSFVEPLDKGEMEFKMPSKPGEDFEHAALVPQPDTSKTPQDKKDLQGMEGEVLPPIPSEQTFGTSLEDIKQSTEPSIAVPSIGLSAEPLAPKEQKDWFIEMPMESKKDEWGLAAPISPGPLTPMREKDVLEDIPRWEGKQFDSPMPSPFHGGSFTLPLDTMKNERVTEGSQPFAPVFFQSDDKVSLQDTSGLATSKESSKDEESHKDKADKVADVPVSEVTTLLGDIHTPVVEGYVRENVSGEEKGTTDQEKKETSAPSVQEPTLTETVPETKLEDKSMVSIEEAVAKEEESLKLRDDKTGVIQTSTEHSLPKEDQKGQEHTADDLKQDSFPISLEQAVADAAMTSKTLEKVTSEPEAVSEKREIPGTFEEKTADKDKLEGAGSATIAEVEIPFYEDKSGMSKYFETSALKEDVTRRTELGSDYYELSDSRGSASESLDTVSPKNQDDEKELLAKASQPSPPAQEAGYSTFAQSYTSDHPSKLPEEPSSPQERMFTIDPKVYGEKRDLHSKNKDDLTLSRSLGLGGRSAIEQRSMSINLPMSCLDSIALGFNFGRGHDLSPLASDILTNTSGSMDEGDDYLPPTTPAVEKIPCFPIESKEEEDKTEQAKVTGGQTVQVETSSESPFPAKEYYKNGTVMAPDLPEMLDLAGTRSRLASVSADAEVARRKSVPSEAVVAESSTSLPPVADESQVTAKPDSQLEDMGYCVFNKYTVPLPSPVQDSENLSGESGSFYEGTDDKVRRDLATDLSLIEVKLAAAGRVKDEFTAEKEASPPTSADKSGLSREFDHDRKANDKLDTVLEKSEEHVDSKEHAKESEEVGEKVELFGLGVTYEQTSIKELVTTKDTSPEKAEKGLSSVPEVAEVELTTKADQDLDFAAKKAEQSQLDIKVSDFGQMASGMNVDAGKAIELKFEVAQELTLSSEAPQEADSFMGVESGHTKEGVKVNETEVKEKVAKPDLVHQEAVDKEESYESSGEHESLTMESLKPDEGKKETSPETSLIQDEVAVKLSVEIPCPPPVSEADSSTDEKAEVQMEFIQLPKEESTETPDIPAIPSDVTQEQPEAVVSEPAEFPCEEEEIEAGGEYDKLLFRSDTLQISDLLVPGNREEFVETCPGEHKGVVESVVTIEDDFITVVQTTTDEGESGSHSVRFAAPAQPEEERRPFPHDEELEVEMAAEAQAEPKDGSPDAPATPEKEEVAFSEYKTETYDDYKDETTIDDSIMDADSLWVDTQDDDRSILTEQLETIPKEERAEKEARRPSLEKHRKEKPFKTGRGRISTPERKVAKKEPSTVSRDEVRRKKAVYKKAELGKKSEVQAHSPSRKLILKPAIKYTRPTHLSCVKRKTTAATGESAQAPSAFKQAKDKVTDGITKSPEKRSSLPRPSSILPPRRGVSGDREENSFSLNSSISSARRTTRSEPIRRAGKSGTSTPTTPGSTAITPGTPPSYSSRTPGTPGTPSYPRTPGTPKSGILVPSEKKVAIIRTPPKSPATPKQLRLINQPLPDLKNVKSKIGSTDNIKYQPKGGQVQIVTKKIDLSHVTSKCGSLKNIRHRPGGGRVKIESVKLDFKEKAQAKVGSLDNAHHVPGGGNVKIDSQKLNFREHAKARVDHGAEIITQSPSRSSVASPRRLSNVSSSGSINLLESPQLATLAEDVTAALAKQGL, from the exons CCTCGAAGATGGAATTCCCTGAGCAGCAGAAATTGCCTTCCTCATTCGTTGAGCCTTTAGACAAGGGAGAAATGGAGTTTAAGATGCCAAGCAAGCCTGGTGAAGACTTTGAACACGCTGCCTTAGTTCCTCAGCCAGACACAAGTAAAACTCCCCAGGATAAAAAGGATCTCCAAGGCATGGAAGGAGAAGTGTTGCCTCCCATTCCATCTGAGCAGACTTTTGGTACCAGTCTGGAAGACATAAAACAGAGCACAGAGCCAAGCATAGCAGTGCCTAGCATTGGCCTCTCAGCAGAGCCACTAGCTCCAAAAGAGCAGAAAGACTGGTTCATCGAAATGCCCATGGAATCAAAGAAGGATGAATGGGGTTTAGCTGCCCCAATATCTCCTGGCCCCTTGACACCCATGAGGGAAAAAGATGTGCTGGAGGATATCCCAAGATGGGAAGGGAAGCAGTTTGACTCTCCCATGCCAAGCCCCTTCCACGGTGGAAGTTTCACTCTTCCCTTAGATACTATGAAGAACGAGAGAGTCACAGAAGGGTCACAACCCTTTGCCCCTGTCTTTTTCCAGTCAGATGACAAAGTGTCTCTGCAGGACACCAGTGGTCTAGCGACTTCCAAAGAGAGTTCTAAAGATGAGGAGTCACACAAAGATAAAGCAGACAAAGTGGCAGATGTTCCTGTCTCAGAAGTTACCACTTTGCTGGGAGATATTCATACTCCAGTTGTGGAAGGCTATGTCAGAGAGAATGTTTCAGGAGAAGAAAAGGGTACCACAGatcaagagaaaaaagagacTTCTGCACCCAGTGTACAAGAACCTACACTCACTGAAACTGTACCAGAGACAAAGCTTGAAGATAAATCAATGGTTTCCATCGAAGAAGCTGTGGCAAAAGAAGAGGAATCCTTGAAATTAAGAGATGATAAAACAGGTGTAATTCAGACTTCCACCGAACATTCTCTCCCCAAGGAAGACCAGAAAGGCCAAGAACACACAGCTGATGACTTAAAACAGGACTCCTTCCCTATAAGTCTGGAACAAGCAGTTGCAGATGCAGCCATGACCTCCAAGACCTTGGAGAAAGTTACATCTGAGCCAGAGGCAGTAAGCGAAAAAAGAGAAATCCCGGGAACTTTTGAAGAGAAAACAGCTGACAAAGATAAGCTTGAAGGTGCTGGGTCTGCAACAATAGCCGAGGTTGAGATACCATTTTATGAAGATAAATCAGGGATGTCCAAGTACTTTGAAACATCTGCATTGAAAGAAGATGTGACAAGACGCACTGAGTTGGGCAGTGATTACTACGAGCTGAGTGACTCGAGAGGAAGTGCCTCAGAATCTCTTGATACTGTATCTCCCAAGAACCAAGATGATGAAAAGGAGCTTCTGGCAAAAGCATCCCAGCCTAGTCCTCCAGCACAGGAAGCAGGGTACAGCACTTTTGCCCAGAGCTATACATCTGATCATCCATCCAAGTTACCTGAAGAACCAAGTTCTCCTCAAGAGAGAATGTTCACTATTGACCCCAAAGTTTATGGGGAGAAAAGGGACCTTCATAGTAAGAATAAGGATGATCTGACACTTAGTCGAAGCTTAGGGCTTGGTGGAAGGTCTGCAATAGAACAAAGAAGCATGTCCATCAACTTGCCTATGTCTTGCCTTGATTCCATTGCCCTTGGGTTTAACTTTGGCCGGGGCCATGATCTTTCCCCTCTGGCTTCTGATATTCTAACCAACACTAGCGGAAGCATGGATGAAGGAGATGATTACCTGCCCCCCACCACACCTGCAGTGGAGAAGATTCCTTGCTTTCCAATAGAGagcaaagaggaagaagataaGACAGAGCAAGCAAAAGTGACTGGAGGTCAAACTGTTCAAGTTGAAACATCCTCCGAGTCACCCTTCCCAGCCAAAGAATATTACAAAAATGGTACTGTCATGGCCCCTGACCTGCCTGAGATGCTAGATCTGGCAGGAACCAGGTCCAGATTAGCTTCTGTGAGTGCAGATGCTGAGGTTGCCAGGAGGAAATCAGTCCCATCAGAGGCTGTGGTTGCAGAAAGTAGTACCAGTTTGCCACCTGTTGCTGATGAAAGCCAAGTCACTGCAAAACCAGACAGTCAACTTGAAGATATGGGATACTGTGTGTTCAACAAGTACACAGTCCCTCTCCCATCACCAGTTCAAGACAGTGAGAATTTGTCAGGAGAGAGTGGTTCATTTTATGAAGGAACCGATGACAAAGTCCGTAGAGATTTGGCCACTGACCTTTCACTAATTGAAGTAAAACTTGCAGCTGCTGGAAGAGTCAAAGATGAGTTCACTGCTGAGAAAGAGGCATCCCCACCCACTTCTGCTGACAAATCAGGACTGAGTAGGGAGTTTGACCATGACAGGAAAGCTAATGACAAGCTGGATACTGTCCTAGAAAAGAGTGAAGAGCATGTTGATTCAAAAGAACATGCCAAGGAGTCAGAAGAGGTTGGGGAGAAAGTAGAGCTCTTTGGATTAGGTGTAACCTATGAGCAAACCTCCATCAAAGAACTGGTAACAACTAAAGATACATCACccgagaaagcagagaaaggccTCAGTTCAGTGCCAGAGGTAGCTGAGGTCGAACTGACCACAAAAGCTGATCAAGATCTAGATTTTGCTGCAAAGAAAGCTGAGCAGAGTCAGTTAGATATAAAAGTCAGTGACTTTGGACAGATGGCTTCTGGGATGaatgtagatgctgggaaagcCATAGAGCTTAAGTTTGAGGTTGCTCAGGAGCTGACTCTCTCATCCGAAGCACCCCAAGAAGCAGATTCATTCATGGGTGTTGAGTCTGGCCACACAAAGGAAGGAGTCAAAGTCAATGAAACAGAAGTCAAAGAGAAGGTGGCAAAGCCTGACTTGGTGCATCAGGAGGCTGTAGACAAAGAAGAGTCCTATGAGTCTAGTGGTGAGCATGAAAGCCTCACTATGGAGTCCCTGAAGCCGgatgagggaaagaaagaaacatctcCAGAGACATCGCTGATTCAAGATGAAGTTGCCGTCAAACTGTCGGTAGAAATCCCTTGCCCACCTCCAGTTTCTGAGGCTGATTCATCCACTGATGAGAAGGCTGAGGTCCAAATGGAATTTATTCAGCTGCCAAaagaagagagcacagagacTCCGGATATACCTGCCATACCTTCTGATGTCACCCAGGAGCAGCCTGAAGCAGTTGTGTCTGAACCAGCAGAGTTCCCATGTGAAGAAGAAGAGATAGAAGCTGGGGGAGAGTATGACAAACTGCTCTTCCGCTCAGATACCCTCCAGATCTCTGACCTGCTTGTCCCAGGAAATAGGGAGGAGTTTGTGGAGACCTGCCCAGGTGAGCACAAAGGTGTGGTTGAGTCTGTGGTGACCATCGAAGATGATTTCATCACTGTAGTACAAACCACAACTGATGAGGGGGAGTCGGGGTCCCACAGTGTGCGCTTTGCAGCTCCAGCTCAGcctgaggaagaaaggagaccaTTCCCTCATGATGAAGAGCTTGAAGTAGAGATGGCAGCAGAAGCCCAGGCAGAACCCAAGGATGGCTCTCCAGATGCTCCAGCTACACCTGAGAAAGAAGAGGTTGCATTCTcagaatataaaacagaaacctaTGACGATTACAAAGACGAGACTACCATTGATGACTCCATTATGGACGCTGACAGCCTGTGGGTGGACACTCAAG ATGATGATAGAAGCATCTTGACAGAGCAGTTAGAAACTATTCCTAAAGAGGAGAGAGCTGAGAAGGAAGCTCGGAGACCGTCTCTCGagaaacatagaaaagaaaaaccttttaaaaccgGGAGAGGCAGAATTTCCACTCCTGAAAGAAAAGTAGCTAAAAAGGAACCTAGCACGGTCTCCAGGGATGAAGTGAGAAGGAAAAAAG CAGTTTATAAGAAGGCTGAACTTGGtaaaaaatcagaagttcaggCCCACTCTCCTTCCAGGAAACTCATTTTAAAACCTGCTATCAAATACACTAGACCAACTCATCTCTCCTGTGTTAAGCGGAAAACCACAG CAGCAACTGGTGAATCAGCTCAGGCTCCCAGTGCATTTAAACAGGCGAAGGACAAAGTCACT GATGGAATAACCAAGAGCCCAGAAAAACGTTCTTCCCTCCCAAGaccttcctccatcctccctcctcgcAGGGGTGtatcaggagacagagaagaaaactcCTTCTCTCTGAACAGCTCCATCTCATCAGCACGACGGACCACCA GGTCAGAACCAATTCGCAGAGCAGGAAAAAGTGGCACCTCAACGCCTACTACCCCTGGATCTACTGCAATCACCCCTGGCACTCCTCCGAGCTACTCTTCACGTACCCCAGGTACCCCTGGAACCCCAAGCTATCCCAGGACACCAGGAACCCCCAAATCTGGCATCTTGGTGCCCAGTGAGAAGAAAGTTGCCATCATCCGCACTCCTCCAAAGTCCCCAGCTACTCCTAAGCAGCTTCGGCTTATTAACCAACCACTGCCAGACCTGAAGAATGTCAAATCCAAAATCGGATCAACTGACAACATCAAGTACCAACCTAAAGGCGGTCAG GTACAAATTGTTACTAAGAAGATAGACTTAAGCCATGTGACATCCAAATGTGGCTCTCTAAAGAACATCCGTCACAGGCCAG GTGGTGGACGTGTGAAAATTGAAAGTGTAAAACTGGATTTCAAGGAAAAGGCCCAAGCTAAAGTTGGCTCACTTGACAATGCTCACCACGTACCTGGAGGTGGTAATGTGAAG ATTGACAGCCAAAAGTTGAACTTCAGAGAGCATGCAAAGGCCCGTGTAGACCATGGGGCTGAGATCATCACACAGTCCCCAAGCAGGTCAAGCGTGGCATCACCCCGACGACTCAGCAATGTCTCCTCTTCTGGAAGCATCAACCTGCTCGAATCCCCTCAGCTTGCCACTTTGGCTGAGGATGTCACTGCGGCGCTTGCTAAGCAGGGCTTGTGA
- the Map2 gene encoding microtubule-associated protein 2 isoform X4: MAEERKDEGKAPHWTSASLTEAAAHPHSPEMKDQGGAGEGLSRSANGFPYREEEEGAFGEHGSQGTYSDTKENGINGELTSADRETAEEVSARIVQVVTAEAVAVLKGEQEKEAQHKDQPAALPLAEETANLPPSPPPSPASEQTTAVEEEEETLEGAMAEEMKPAALPGEECGAAKPSDNPQGLSEGRVESSTEAQIVPEDSALAGAPHEKSVKEVMEVAPEVKIPSSAKEDLLTASKMEFPEQQKLPSSFVEPLDKGEMEFKMPSKPGEDFEHAALVPQPDTSKTPQDKKDLQGMEGEVLPPIPSEQTFGTSLEDIKQSTEPSIAVPSIGLSAEPLAPKEQKDWFIEMPMESKKDEWGLAAPISPGPLTPMREKDVLEDIPRWEGKQFDSPMPSPFHGGSFTLPLDTMKNERVTEGSQPFAPVFFQSDDKVSLQDTSGLATSKESSKDEESHKDKADKVADVPVSEVTTLLGDIHTPVVEGYVRENVSGEEKGTTDQEKKETSAPSVQEPTLTETVPETKLEDKSMVSIEEAVAKEEESLKLRDDKTGVIQTSTEHSLPKEDQKGQEHTADDLKQDSFPISLEQAVADAAMTSKTLEKVTSEPEAVSEKREIPGTFEEKTADKDKLEGAGSATIAEVEIPFYEDKSGMSKYFETSALKEDVTRRTELGSDYYELSDSRGSASESLDTVSPKNQDDEKELLAKASQPSPPAQEAGYSTFAQSYTSDHPSKLPEEPSSPQERMFTIDPKVYGEKRDLHSKNKDDLTLSRSLGLGGRSAIEQRSMSINLPMSCLDSIALGFNFGRGHDLSPLASDILTNTSGSMDEGDDYLPPTTPAVEKIPCFPIESKEEEDKTEQAKVTGGQTVQVETSSESPFPAKEYYKNGTVMAPDLPEMLDLAGTRSRLASVSADAEVARRKSVPSEAVVAESSTSLPPVADESQVTAKPDSQLEDMGYCVFNKYTVPLPSPVQDSENLSGESGSFYEGTDDKVRRDLATDLSLIEVKLAAAGRVKDEFTAEKEASPPTSADKSGLSREFDHDRKANDKLDTVLEKSEEHVDSKEHAKESEEVGEKVELFGLGVTYEQTSIKELVTTKDTSPEKAEKGLSSVPEVAEVELTTKADQDLDFAAKKAEQSQLDIKVSDFGQMASGMNVDAGKAIELKFEVAQELTLSSEAPQEADSFMGVESGHTKEGVKVNETEVKEKVAKPDLVHQEAVDKEESYESSGEHESLTMESLKPDEGKKETSPETSLIQDEVAVKLSVEIPCPPPVSEADSSTDEKAEVQMEFIQLPKEESTETPDIPAIPSDVTQEQPEAVVSEPAEFPCEEEEIEAGGEYDKLLFRSDTLQISDLLVPGNREEFVETCPGEHKGVVESVVTIEDDFITVVQTTTDEGESGSHSVRFAAPAQPEEERRPFPHDEELEVEMAAEAQAEPKDGSPDAPATPEKEEVAFSEYKTETYDDYKDETTIDDSIMDADSLWVDTQDDDRSILTEQLETIPKEERAEKEARRPSLEKHRKEKPFKTGRGRISTPERKVAKKEPSTVSRDEVRRKKAVYKKAELGKKSEVQAHSPSRKLILKPAIKYTRPTHLSCVKRKTTAATGESAQAPSAFKQAKDKVTDGITKSPEKRSSLPRPSSILPPRRGVSGDREENSFSLNSSISSARRTTRSEPIRRAGKSGTSTPTTPGSTAITPGTPPSYSSRTPGTPGTPSYPRTPGTPKSGILVPSEKKVAIIRTPPKSPATPKQLRLINQPLPDLKNVKSKIGSTDNIKYQPKGGQVRILNQKIDFSKVQSRCGSKDNIKHSAGGGNVQIVTKKIDLSHVTSKCGSLKNIRHRPGGGRVKIESVKLDFKEKAQAKVGSLDNAHHVPGGGNVKIDSQKLNFREHAKARVDHGAEIITQSPSRSSVASPRRLSNVSSSGSINLLESPQLATLAEDVTAALAKQGL; this comes from the exons AAGAAGAAACTCTAGAGGGTGCGATGGCTGAGGAAATGAAGCCTGCTGCCCTTCCTGGGGAAGAGTGTGGGGCTGCTAAACCCTCAGACAACCCCCAGGGCCTCAGTGAGGGCCGAGTGGAGTCTAGCACAGAGGCGCAGATAGTTCCAGAAGACAGTGCCCTGGCAGGGGCTCCTCATGAGAAAAGTGTTAAAGAGGTCATGGAGGTGGCTCCAGAAGTAAAAATCCCTTCCTCTGCCAAGGAAG ATTTACTTACAGCCTCGAAGATGGAATTCCCTGAGCAGCAGAAATTGCCTTCCTCATTCGTTGAGCCTTTAGACAAGGGAGAAATGGAGTTTAAGATGCCAAGCAAGCCTGGTGAAGACTTTGAACACGCTGCCTTAGTTCCTCAGCCAGACACAAGTAAAACTCCCCAGGATAAAAAGGATCTCCAAGGCATGGAAGGAGAAGTGTTGCCTCCCATTCCATCTGAGCAGACTTTTGGTACCAGTCTGGAAGACATAAAACAGAGCACAGAGCCAAGCATAGCAGTGCCTAGCATTGGCCTCTCAGCAGAGCCACTAGCTCCAAAAGAGCAGAAAGACTGGTTCATCGAAATGCCCATGGAATCAAAGAAGGATGAATGGGGTTTAGCTGCCCCAATATCTCCTGGCCCCTTGACACCCATGAGGGAAAAAGATGTGCTGGAGGATATCCCAAGATGGGAAGGGAAGCAGTTTGACTCTCCCATGCCAAGCCCCTTCCACGGTGGAAGTTTCACTCTTCCCTTAGATACTATGAAGAACGAGAGAGTCACAGAAGGGTCACAACCCTTTGCCCCTGTCTTTTTCCAGTCAGATGACAAAGTGTCTCTGCAGGACACCAGTGGTCTAGCGACTTCCAAAGAGAGTTCTAAAGATGAGGAGTCACACAAAGATAAAGCAGACAAAGTGGCAGATGTTCCTGTCTCAGAAGTTACCACTTTGCTGGGAGATATTCATACTCCAGTTGTGGAAGGCTATGTCAGAGAGAATGTTTCAGGAGAAGAAAAGGGTACCACAGatcaagagaaaaaagagacTTCTGCACCCAGTGTACAAGAACCTACACTCACTGAAACTGTACCAGAGACAAAGCTTGAAGATAAATCAATGGTTTCCATCGAAGAAGCTGTGGCAAAAGAAGAGGAATCCTTGAAATTAAGAGATGATAAAACAGGTGTAATTCAGACTTCCACCGAACATTCTCTCCCCAAGGAAGACCAGAAAGGCCAAGAACACACAGCTGATGACTTAAAACAGGACTCCTTCCCTATAAGTCTGGAACAAGCAGTTGCAGATGCAGCCATGACCTCCAAGACCTTGGAGAAAGTTACATCTGAGCCAGAGGCAGTAAGCGAAAAAAGAGAAATCCCGGGAACTTTTGAAGAGAAAACAGCTGACAAAGATAAGCTTGAAGGTGCTGGGTCTGCAACAATAGCCGAGGTTGAGATACCATTTTATGAAGATAAATCAGGGATGTCCAAGTACTTTGAAACATCTGCATTGAAAGAAGATGTGACAAGACGCACTGAGTTGGGCAGTGATTACTACGAGCTGAGTGACTCGAGAGGAAGTGCCTCAGAATCTCTTGATACTGTATCTCCCAAGAACCAAGATGATGAAAAGGAGCTTCTGGCAAAAGCATCCCAGCCTAGTCCTCCAGCACAGGAAGCAGGGTACAGCACTTTTGCCCAGAGCTATACATCTGATCATCCATCCAAGTTACCTGAAGAACCAAGTTCTCCTCAAGAGAGAATGTTCACTATTGACCCCAAAGTTTATGGGGAGAAAAGGGACCTTCATAGTAAGAATAAGGATGATCTGACACTTAGTCGAAGCTTAGGGCTTGGTGGAAGGTCTGCAATAGAACAAAGAAGCATGTCCATCAACTTGCCTATGTCTTGCCTTGATTCCATTGCCCTTGGGTTTAACTTTGGCCGGGGCCATGATCTTTCCCCTCTGGCTTCTGATATTCTAACCAACACTAGCGGAAGCATGGATGAAGGAGATGATTACCTGCCCCCCACCACACCTGCAGTGGAGAAGATTCCTTGCTTTCCAATAGAGagcaaagaggaagaagataaGACAGAGCAAGCAAAAGTGACTGGAGGTCAAACTGTTCAAGTTGAAACATCCTCCGAGTCACCCTTCCCAGCCAAAGAATATTACAAAAATGGTACTGTCATGGCCCCTGACCTGCCTGAGATGCTAGATCTGGCAGGAACCAGGTCCAGATTAGCTTCTGTGAGTGCAGATGCTGAGGTTGCCAGGAGGAAATCAGTCCCATCAGAGGCTGTGGTTGCAGAAAGTAGTACCAGTTTGCCACCTGTTGCTGATGAAAGCCAAGTCACTGCAAAACCAGACAGTCAACTTGAAGATATGGGATACTGTGTGTTCAACAAGTACACAGTCCCTCTCCCATCACCAGTTCAAGACAGTGAGAATTTGTCAGGAGAGAGTGGTTCATTTTATGAAGGAACCGATGACAAAGTCCGTAGAGATTTGGCCACTGACCTTTCACTAATTGAAGTAAAACTTGCAGCTGCTGGAAGAGTCAAAGATGAGTTCACTGCTGAGAAAGAGGCATCCCCACCCACTTCTGCTGACAAATCAGGACTGAGTAGGGAGTTTGACCATGACAGGAAAGCTAATGACAAGCTGGATACTGTCCTAGAAAAGAGTGAAGAGCATGTTGATTCAAAAGAACATGCCAAGGAGTCAGAAGAGGTTGGGGAGAAAGTAGAGCTCTTTGGATTAGGTGTAACCTATGAGCAAACCTCCATCAAAGAACTGGTAACAACTAAAGATACATCACccgagaaagcagagaaaggccTCAGTTCAGTGCCAGAGGTAGCTGAGGTCGAACTGACCACAAAAGCTGATCAAGATCTAGATTTTGCTGCAAAGAAAGCTGAGCAGAGTCAGTTAGATATAAAAGTCAGTGACTTTGGACAGATGGCTTCTGGGATGaatgtagatgctgggaaagcCATAGAGCTTAAGTTTGAGGTTGCTCAGGAGCTGACTCTCTCATCCGAAGCACCCCAAGAAGCAGATTCATTCATGGGTGTTGAGTCTGGCCACACAAAGGAAGGAGTCAAAGTCAATGAAACAGAAGTCAAAGAGAAGGTGGCAAAGCCTGACTTGGTGCATCAGGAGGCTGTAGACAAAGAAGAGTCCTATGAGTCTAGTGGTGAGCATGAAAGCCTCACTATGGAGTCCCTGAAGCCGgatgagggaaagaaagaaacatctcCAGAGACATCGCTGATTCAAGATGAAGTTGCCGTCAAACTGTCGGTAGAAATCCCTTGCCCACCTCCAGTTTCTGAGGCTGATTCATCCACTGATGAGAAGGCTGAGGTCCAAATGGAATTTATTCAGCTGCCAAaagaagagagcacagagacTCCGGATATACCTGCCATACCTTCTGATGTCACCCAGGAGCAGCCTGAAGCAGTTGTGTCTGAACCAGCAGAGTTCCCATGTGAAGAAGAAGAGATAGAAGCTGGGGGAGAGTATGACAAACTGCTCTTCCGCTCAGATACCCTCCAGATCTCTGACCTGCTTGTCCCAGGAAATAGGGAGGAGTTTGTGGAGACCTGCCCAGGTGAGCACAAAGGTGTGGTTGAGTCTGTGGTGACCATCGAAGATGATTTCATCACTGTAGTACAAACCACAACTGATGAGGGGGAGTCGGGGTCCCACAGTGTGCGCTTTGCAGCTCCAGCTCAGcctgaggaagaaaggagaccaTTCCCTCATGATGAAGAGCTTGAAGTAGAGATGGCAGCAGAAGCCCAGGCAGAACCCAAGGATGGCTCTCCAGATGCTCCAGCTACACCTGAGAAAGAAGAGGTTGCATTCTcagaatataaaacagaaacctaTGACGATTACAAAGACGAGACTACCATTGATGACTCCATTATGGACGCTGACAGCCTGTGGGTGGACACTCAAG ATGATGATAGAAGCATCTTGACAGAGCAGTTAGAAACTATTCCTAAAGAGGAGAGAGCTGAGAAGGAAGCTCGGAGACCGTCTCTCGagaaacatagaaaagaaaaaccttttaaaaccgGGAGAGGCAGAATTTCCACTCCTGAAAGAAAAGTAGCTAAAAAGGAACCTAGCACGGTCTCCAGGGATGAAGTGAGAAGGAAAAAAG CAGTTTATAAGAAGGCTGAACTTGGtaaaaaatcagaagttcaggCCCACTCTCCTTCCAGGAAACTCATTTTAAAACCTGCTATCAAATACACTAGACCAACTCATCTCTCCTGTGTTAAGCGGAAAACCACAG CAGCAACTGGTGAATCAGCTCAGGCTCCCAGTGCATTTAAACAGGCGAAGGACAAAGTCACT GATGGAATAACCAAGAGCCCAGAAAAACGTTCTTCCCTCCCAAGaccttcctccatcctccctcctcgcAGGGGTGtatcaggagacagagaagaaaactcCTTCTCTCTGAACAGCTCCATCTCATCAGCACGACGGACCACCA GGTCAGAACCAATTCGCAGAGCAGGAAAAAGTGGCACCTCAACGCCTACTACCCCTGGATCTACTGCAATCACCCCTGGCACTCCTCCGAGCTACTCTTCACGTACCCCAGGTACCCCTGGAACCCCAAGCTATCCCAGGACACCAGGAACCCCCAAATCTGGCATCTTGGTGCCCAGTGAGAAGAAAGTTGCCATCATCCGCACTCCTCCAAAGTCCCCAGCTACTCCTAAGCAGCTTCGGCTTATTAACCAACCACTGCCAGACCTGAAGAATGTCAAATCCAAAATCGGATCAACTGACAACATCAAGTACCAACCTAAAGGCGGTCAG GTTAGGATTTTAAACCAGAAGATCGATTTTAGCAAAGTTCAGTCGAGATGTGGTTCCAAGGATAACATCAAACATTCTGCTGGGGGCGGAAAT GTACAAATTGTTACTAAGAAGATAGACTTAAGCCATGTGACATCCAAATGTGGCTCTCTAAAGAACATCCGTCACAGGCCAG GTGGTGGACGTGTGAAAATTGAAAGTGTAAAACTGGATTTCAAGGAAAAGGCCCAAGCTAAAGTTGGCTCACTTGACAATGCTCACCACGTACCTGGAGGTGGTAATGTGAAG ATTGACAGCCAAAAGTTGAACTTCAGAGAGCATGCAAAGGCCCGTGTAGACCATGGGGCTGAGATCATCACACAGTCCCCAAGCAGGTCAAGCGTGGCATCACCCCGACGACTCAGCAATGTCTCCTCTTCTGGAAGCATCAACCTGCTCGAATCCCCTCAGCTTGCCACTTTGGCTGAGGATGTCACTGCGGCGCTTGCTAAGCAGGGCTTGTGA